The genomic window TTACAAACTTCTTCTGTTTTAAATGATGCTCAAAAAGAGCAATTAAGAGAAGAATTCAGCGATAAATTAATTGTAGAATTAACAAAAGAGGCAGAGAAAATTCCAGTTTCAGAAAGTCTTCCAATTGCTCTAGACTGGATCAACGGACGTAGAACTCCAGATGCAAATCAGGAAGTAAAAAGCGCGATTTCGAACCTTTCTTTAGGAACAAAAGCGCCTCATATTTTCAAAGCTTTAGTAAACGCAATCTGTTTTGGGGCGAAGAAAATTGTAGACCGTTTTGAAGAAGAAGGTGTAAAAATCGACAGCGTTATCGGAATTGGTGGTGTTGCTCGTAAATCGCCTTTCATTATGCAGACTTTGGCTAACGTTTTAAACAAGCCAATAAAAGTGGCAGCTTCAGACCAAACTCCTGCTTTAGGTGCGGCTATTTATGCAGCCGTTGCAGCCGGAATTTATCCAAACATAATCGAAGCAAGCCAGAAAATCGGAAGTGATTTTGATGGGGGATATTTCCCTCAGACAGATAAAGTAGAAGCGTATCATAAACTGCTTTTAGGATACGAAAAATTAAGTGCTTTTGCAGATCCAACTATTAAAATTTCTCAAAATGAGTTCTCAGTATAAAGATTTAAAACAAGAATGTTATGAAGCCAATATGCAGTTAAATGCATTGAATTTGGTTGTTTATACTTTCGGAAATGTGAGCGCTGTTGACAGAAAAAATGGTGTTTTTGCCATTAAGCCAAGCGGTGTTCCTTATGAAGATTTAAAACCTGAAGATATTGTTATTGTCGATTTTGATAATAATGTTATCGAGGGAACCATGCGTCCGTCATCAGACACAAAAACGCATGCATATTTATACAAACACTGGCCAAATATTGGAGGAGTTGCACATACGCACGCAACATATTCTGTGGCTTGGGCGCAATCTCAATTGGATATTCCAATTTTCGGAACAACGCATGCCGATCACTTAACGGCTGATATTCCGTGTGCGCCCCCGATGGCAGATCATTTAATTGAAGGAAACTATGAGCACAATACCGGAATTCAGATTTTAGATTGCTTCAAAGAAAAAAATCTTTCATACGAAGAAGTAGAAATGATTCTAATTGGAAATCACGGTCCATTTGCATGGGGAAAAAATGCTGCAAAAGCGGTTTACAACAGTAAAGTTTTAGAAGTTGTAGCAGAAATGGCCTACCTGACTTTACAAATAAACCCAAATGCACCAAGATTAAAAGATTCATTAATAAAAAAACATTACAACCGTAAACACGGAAAAGATTCGTATTACGGACAGTAGGAGTTTTGTTTCAGGTTTCAGGTTTTTTTTGTTTCAAGTTGTTGGAACGTGAAACCTGAAACTTGAAACAAACAAAAACAAAACAATAATATAACAATTCGAGTTTTCAGATTCCAACAACTTGAAACCTGAAACTTGAAACAAAATAAAAAAAAAATGATTGATATATCTCAAAAAGAAGTATGGTTTGTAGTAGGAAGCCAGGAATTATATGGTGAAGAAACGCTTAGAAAAGTAGCAGAACATTCACAGATTATTGCAAAAGGATTAGATTCTTCATCTTCAATTCCGGTAAAAGTAGTTTACAAAGATGTGGTAAAATCTCCTTCGCAGATTTTAGATGTGTGTTTGGCAGCAAACTCAGCTAAAAACTGTATCGGAATTATCGCTTGGATGCATACTTTCTCTCCAGCAAAAATGTGGATTGGCGGATTAAATATCCTTAAAAAACCATTATGCCATTTACATACACAATATAATGCTGAAATTCCGTGGGGATCAATCGACATGGATTTCATGAACCTGAATCAATCGGCTCACGGAGATCGTGAATTTGGTTTCATCATGTCTAGATTACGTAAAAAACGTAAAGTAGTTGTAGGTCACTGGGAAGATCAAAGAGTCCAAAAACAATTAGGAATCTGGTCTAGAGTTGTTTTAGGATGGGATGAACTTCAAAACCTAAAAGTAGCTCGTATTGGAGATAATATGCGTGAAGTTGCCGTAACAGAAGGTGATAAAGTTGAAGCTCAAATTCGTTTCGGAATGTCTGTAAACGGATACGATTCTTCAGATGTTACCAAACATATTGAAAAAGTAACAGACAAACAATTAGCTGATTTATTAGCGGTTTATGAGTCTTCTTATAACTTAACTGATTCTTTAAAAGAAGGCGGAGCGCAAAGAAGTTCATTAGTAGAAGCAGCAAAAATCGAATTAGGACTAAGAGCTTTCCTTGAAGAAGGAGGATTCGGCGCTTTCACAGATACATTCGAAAACCTTGGAGTTTGGAAACAATTACCAGGAATTGCAACACAAAGATTAATGGCCGATGGTTATGGTTTTGGTGGAGAAGGAGACTGGAAAACTGCTGCAATGGTAAGAGCTTTAAAAGTAATGTGTGTTGGTTTAGAAGGCGGAACTTCTTTTATGGAAGATTACACATATCATTTCACACCACAAAAATCTTATGTTTTAGGTTCTCACATGTTGGAAATCTGTCCATCAATCGCTGACGGAAAACCTTCTTGCGAAGTTCATCCGTTAGGAATTGGAGGAAAAGAAGACCCGGCTCGTTTGGTATTCAATTCGCCTGCAGGAGATGCAATCAATGTTTCTTTGGTGGATATGGGAACTCGTTTCCGTTTAATCGTTAATGAAGTAGAAGCAGTAAAACCAATGGCTGAATTGCCAAAATTACCAGTTGCACGTGTTCTTTGGGATTGTAAACCAAATTTAGAAGTTGCGGCAACAGCATGGATTTTGGCTGGTGGAGCGCACCACACGGTTTACAGCCAATCAATTACAACAGAATATATGGAAGATTTTGCAGACATCGCTGGAATCGAATTATTGGTTATTGACGAAAAAACAACTGTAAGAGAATTCAAAGATAAGATCAACGCCAACGAAGCATATTTCCATTTGTTTCAACACGGACTTTAAATAAAGATGCTAAGATTCTGAGGTGCTAAGGTTCTAAGTTTTTTGTACTTTTAACTTTTAACATCTAACATTTTACTTTTTTTACAAACCAAAAAAAAATATCATTTATGAATGTATTAAAACGATCTCTTTTCATATTAAGCCTTCTTGGAACTGCTATAGTTTTAGTTCAGTGTAAAAACGATAAAAAAGCTGATACAGAAAAAGTTGCGGCTGATGAAAAAGCTTTAGTAACAATTGACAAATCAGAATACGGAACTACTGCTAAAGGTGAAAAAGTAGAGAGCTATAAACTGAAAAACCAAAACGGGATGGAAGTTGACATCATCACTTTTGGTGGAAGAATTACAGATTTGAAAGTACCAAATAAAGAAGGCGTTTCAGAAAATGTTGTAATTGGTTTTAACTCTTTAGCACAATACGAAAAAGAGAATCCGTTTTTTGGAGCTTTAATTGGAAGATATGGAAACCGAATTGCAAAAGGTAAATTTTCATTAGACGGAAAAGAGTATCAATTAGCGATTAACAATGCACCAAATGCTTTACACGGTGGTCCGCAAGGATTCTTTAACGTAGTTTGGAAAGCTGATGAGGTTAAATCTGGTGAGACAGCGTCTTTAAAATTATCTTATGTAAGTAAAGATCTAGAAGAAGGTTATCCAGGAAATCTGAAAGTTTTTGTGACTTATACATTGACAAATGATAATCAGTTAGAAGTTTTATACGAGGCAACTACAGACAAAAAAACAGTTGTTAACTTGACACAGCATTCTTATTTTAATTTATCTGGAGATTTTACCAAAACTATCTTAGATCACGAATTGACATTAAATGCAGATAAATTAGTTCCAGTTGATGCTGATTTAATTCCGACAGGAAAATTAGAAGATGTTGCTGGTACACCTTTCGATTTCAGAACGCCAAAATTAATTGGAAAAGACATCAATGCTAAAAATGATCAATTAGAAAAAGGAAAAGGTTATGATCACTGCTGGGTATTGAACAATCCTGAAAAAGGAAAAACAATTATTGCAAAAGTATACCACGCAGCAAGCGGAAGAGTTATGGAAATGACAACAGACGAACCTGGAATTCAGTTCTATTCTGGAAATTTCCTTGATGGAACTTTGCCAATGCCAAACGGAGGAACTTTTGCACACAGAACAGGACTTTGTTTAGAAACTGAACATTATCCAGATTCTCCAAACCAGAAAAATTTCCCAACAACAGTTTTAAATCCAGGAGAAAATTATAAAACGAAAACGACTTTTAAGTTTTCAGTTAAAAAATAGTTTTAGAATCTGTTTATTAATTTAGTAATTTTCTAAAAACCTCGAAAGTTTGTGCTTTCGAGGTTTTTTGTTTGTAAATATTAGAGTGAATATTTTCAATAAGTATTTTGTTAAATTTTTAGAATCTTTCTTACATTTGAGAAATAACTATCCTAAAAAAAACTTACTTATGAAGAAACTAGTCAAATTGCTAATGGCCGTATTAGCTTATTCTGTATGTGTAATAGCAAACGCTCAGGTTCAGATGAATTTTAAATTTGATACGCCTTATGGTAAAAATTCTGCTGTTGGAAAATTTGTTGAACTCAATGGAGCTAAAATCTATTATGAAGAATACGGAAAAGGCGAACCTTTGTTATTGATTCATGGAAACGGAGGTAGTATTGAATCAATGGGAAATCAAATTGATTATTTTAAAAGTAAATATAGAGTTATTGCTGCTGATAGTAGAGGACAAGGCAAGTCGGAGCTGAAAACGGATTCTCTTACCTATGTGCAAATCACAAAAGATATGGAAGGATTGGTTAATCACTTAAAATTAGATTCGATAAGTGTTATTGGTTGGAGCGACGGAGGAATTGTTGGGTTGCAAATGGGGATTTCAGGAAAATCAAAAATAAAGAAAATTGTAGCGATGGGAGCCAATTTACAACCTGATTCTACGGCTATTTATTCGTGGGCAACAAAAGATGTTCAGAACTTGAAAAAAATGATTGCTTCAAAAATTAAAGAAAAAGACACTAGTGAGAATTGGAATCTGACGAAACAACTTTGTGGGCTTTTAACAGATCAGCCAAGTATTGCAACAAAAGATTTATCAAAGATTAAAGCAAAAGTGCTTGTAATAGCTGGAGATAGAGATGTAATCCGAAATGAGCATACGGTTGAAATTTTCGAAAATATACCTAAAGCACAGTTATGCATTATGCCTGGAGAGACTCATTTTGCGCCAGCTTCAAGTCCGGAATTGTTTAATGCATTAGCAAATAAATTTTTATCAGAACCTTTTAAAAGACCAGATTCAGATTGGACGAAATGGGGTAAATAAAATTAGATCAAGAGAATTGTGTTATTTTAGCCATGAATTTCAACTTCACGCAATTCGTGGCTAAAAAACAAACAAATGACTTTCAAGCACCTATTCAAAACAGAAGCAAACTGGACTGCCAAACAAAACCCAGCAGATTCTTACAAAAGATTTTATAGTAAAAGCCATCAAATTAAAATTGAAGGAAAACCAGTTTTAGACGTTTCGGCAGCAAAAGCTTTCAAAGGAGATCCAGAATTATACAATCCCGAAGATTTACTGTTGAGCAGTTTAGTTTCCTGCCATATGATGTCGTATTTATATGTCTGTTCCCAAAACGGAATAGAAGTTCTCGAATATTCAGATAATGCAGAAGCAACTTTAGAAGTAAATCCAGACGGAAGTGGACGCTTTGTTGAAGCAAGATTATATCCGAAAGTAAAAATTTCAAATCCAGATAAAATAGAATTGGCTCTAGAACTGCATCAGAAAGCAAATCAATTGTGTTTTATTGCTAATTCTTGCAATTTTTCAATTTTGCATCATGCAGTTTGTGAAGCAGTATAAATAAAAAAAACCTCTTCCGTTAAGAAGAGGTTTTTATGTACCCGGAGCCGGAGTCGAACCGGCACGGTTTCCCACAGGTGTTTGAGACCAGCGCGTCTACCAATTCCGCCATCCGGGCGTAGCAGACGAAAAAATAAATGATAAATCAGTTATTTTAACGCAATAGAATGAAGTCATAAATGGCGTCATTCCTTTAACACGGTGCAAATGTAAAAAATAATTTTAAACGAACTACTAAAAATACTTAAATTTTTGCTTTCAGTGTTCAATAAATTTTATAAATTTGCAGCTCGTTAAAACGAAGCACACACAACTAACTACATCCGAGACATTTATAGGCATTCCGCTTTATTGAAATATAAAGTTGAATTTTTTAAAAGTAACGGAATAAAACAACAAATTACAATGTCGCACCTAGAACCAGAAGCTAAAATTTTTGCTTGTTCACAAAGTGTTTATCTTGCAGAAAAAATTGCAAAAGATTACGGGATTCCGTTAGGAAAAGTAACGATGTCAACGTATAGTGACGGAGAATTTCAACCGTCTTACGAAGAATCAATAAGAGGTTTGCGAGTATTTATCGTATGTTCAACTTTTCCAAGTGCAGATAATCTGATGGAATTGTTGTTAATGATTGATGCAGCAAAACGTGCGTCAGCAAGACATATTACAGCTGTTATGCCTTATTTTGGTTGGGCAAGACAAGATAGAAAAGACAAACCAAGAGTTCCAATTGGAGCTAAATTAGTAGCAAACCTACTAACAGCTGCAGGAGCAACAAGAATCATGACTATGGATTTGCACGCAGACCAGATTCAAGGATTCTTTGAAAAACCAGTAGATCATTTATTTGCATCTACGATCTTTTTACCATACGTAGAAAGTTTAAATTTAGAAAATCTGACAATTGCATCTCCAGATATGGGAGGTTCAAAAAGAGCATATGCTTACTCTAAGTTTCTAGAATCAGACGTAGTAATCTGTTACAAACAAAGAAAAGCAGCCAACGTTATCGACACTATGGAACTAATTGGTGAAGTAAAAGGACGTAACGTAATCTTAGTAGACGACATGATCGATACAGGAGGGACTTTAGCGAAAGCGGCAGACCTTATGATCGAAAAAGGAGCGCTAAGTGTAAGAGCAATTTGTACGCACGCTATTTTATCAGGCGGAGCATACGAGAAAATTGAAAACTCGAAACTAACAGAATTAATCGTAACAGATTCTATTCCGTTAAAGAGAGAATCAAAGAAAATAAAAGTGGTAAGCTGCGCGCCTTTATTTGCTGAGGTAATGCAAATGGTTCACCACAACAATTCCATTAGTGGAAAATTTATTATGTAAAAGCAGTAAGCTTTAGGCTATAAGCCGTAAGCTATTCGCAATTACAAAAAAGCCTAAAGCATATTGCTTAAAGCTTACAGCAAAATAGAATATTTATTTAATAACTATATTTTTTTACAATGAAATCGATTACAATTAAAGGATCAGAAAGAGAAAGCGTGGGCAAAGTGTCAACTAAAGCCTTACGTAATGCTGGACAGGTACCTTGCGTTTTATACGGAGGAAACCAAGCAGTACACTTCTCAGCAGACGTAACTGCATTCAAAAACTTGGTTTACACTCCAAACGCTCACACTGTTGTGATCGAACTTGGAAAAGGAAAATCATTCAATGCAATTTTGCAAGATATCCAAGTTCACCCAGTATCTGACAAAATTTTACACATTGACTTCTTCCAATTATTTGATGATAAAGAAATCACAATGGAAGTTCCTGTGAAAATCGTTGGTACATCTAAAGGTGTTCTTGCGGGAGGTGTTTTACGTTTGAACCAACGTAAATTAAAAGTTAAAGCTTTACCAGCAAATCTTCCTGATTTCGTTGAAGCTGACATCACTCCACTTGAAATGGGTAACAAATTATACGTTACTAAAGTTGGAAAACCAGAGTACAAAATTATGCACCCAGACAACACTGTTGTTTGTCAAGTGAGAATCTCTCGTGCTGCTATGAAAGCTGCTCAAGAGGCTGCAAAAGCTGCAAAAGCTCCTGCAAAAGGAAAGAAAAAATAATTTTTTTAACTCAATACAGAAAGCCTCAATCTTACGATTGGGGCTTTTTTTTTAAGCTTCTAAGTTTCTAAGGTGCTGAGATGCTAAGTTTTTTTTTTAAGAAATTCTCTAATTGTCACATTCTCAAATTTTCTAATTATTTTTTAGGAGCAGCAACTTTCCGTTTTCATAAGACGTGACGTTCCTGCCATCCGCTATATCTTTTCATCCGCTAAAAAGCGGATAAAAAGGATGCCGCTCCTGTCAGGGCTAGCGAGAAAATATCTTTTTCATAAGGTTCTAAGTTGCTAAGAGTCTGAGATACTAAGTTTTTTCATAGTTGTCAGACCGAACGAAGTCGAAGTCTTTGTGTTCTTTGCAAATCTCAGTAAAAGCTATTTCTTAGCGTTCTTAGCGCAAAACCCTTGCGATCTTTGCGGTTAAATCACAATCAGCAAGTAATTATCTAATTGTCGCATTCTCAAATTATCTAATTATCCAATTGCCACATTCTCTAATTAATCTTACTTTTGCAATCATGATAAAATGGATAACAAAACTGTTTTCATCACCATCAAAAGAAGAGAACATAGAAGACAATATGAAAAAATATTTAATCGTAGGATTAGGAAATATCGGGGCTGAATACGTAAACACTAGACACAATATCGGATTTAAAGTTCTAGATTTTTTCGCTAAAAAAGAAGGACTTTCATTTGAAACCGTAAAACTAGGTTCATTGGCTGAATATAAGTTTAAAGGAAGAACTTTTTTTCTTTTAAAACCAAACACTTACATGAATTTGAGCGGTAAAGCAGTAAAATATTGGATGGATAAAGAAAACATTCCGCTAGAAAATATTTTAGTCATTACAGACGATTTAAATCTTTCTTTCGGAACAATCCGAATCAAGCCAAAAGGAAGCGATGGAGGGCACAATGGTTTAAAAAACATTAATTTAGTTTTAAATACTCAAAATTATACGCGCTACAGATTTGGTATCAGCGACCAGTTTAAAAAAGGACAGCAGGTAGATTATGTTTTGGGAGAATGGACTCCTGAAGAAGAAGCAAAACTTCCAGAACGACTAGAAACTTCAGCAGAAATTATTAGAACTTTTGGAACAGCTGGTTTAGAAAATACCATGACAACATTTAATGGAAAATAAAGATTTTCAGGTGTTTATGTTGTAAAAATGTAAATTATCAATGAATTTAATTCAATTATAACGAAATAGTATTTTCAATTCCAAAGTTAAATGTCTAAATTTGGAATAAATTATTATAAACCATAAAAATCATAATACCATGGCTTTTGAATTACCACAATTACCTTATGCATACGATGCATTAGAACCACATATCGATGCACGTACAATGGAAATCCATCATACAAAGCACCACAACGCTTATACTACAAATCTTAACGCAGCTATCGCTGGAACAGATTTAGAAGGAAAAACTATCGAGAATATCTTAATTAACTTAGATAAATCTAACGCAGCAGTTCGTAACAATGGTGGAGGTTTTTACAACCACAATTTATTCTGGACTGTAATGTCTCCAAATGGAGGAGGATTGCCAACAGGAGATTTATTAGCTGCAATTGAGTCTTCTTTTGGATCATTTGAAGAATTTAAAGCAAAATTTGCTAAAGCTGGTGCTACACAATTTGGTTCTGGATGGGCTTGGTTAACAGTTCAAAAAGGAGGAAAATTAGAAGTTGTGGGTACTCCAAATCAAGATAACCCATTAATGCCAGAAGTTGCTGGTCACGGTGGAACTCCAATCTTAGGAATGGATGTTTGGGAGCACGCTTACTACTTAAACTACCAAAACAGAAGACCAGATTATATTGAAGCTTTCTTCAGTGTAATTAACTGGACAGAAGTAGCTAGAAGATTTGCTTTAGATAAATAAGAGAATAGAGTAAAGAATAAAGATAAAAGGCGAGCACATAGTGTTCGCCTTTTTTTATTTGTTTTTTTTGTCTTTCCTCTTTGTTCTATTTTCTTCCCTCTTAAAAAAAAGAAAAATAAAAAAGGTGGAAGAACTTCCACCTTTTTTGCCCCAAATCTACCATAAACTTAACCTACTAATGTTATGGTCCTGTAAAGGTATGGCAGATATTTTTTTGATGGAAACTTATCAGATAAAAAGCAACTATATCCGATTAAAAGCTTGTATGGCCTATTTTAAAATATTTCTAGATTTCATTTCAGTAAAAAAGGCGGAATTTCTTCCGCCTTTTTTGCCCCAAATCTACCATAAACTAACCTACTAATGTTATGGTTCAGTAAAGGTATGGCAGTTATTTTTATAATGGAAAATTTTTAGATGAAAAGCAATTATACTCGATGAAAAGCGATTAATTGGCTGTTTTTCAGTTTGTTGCGATTTGAAATAAAAAAGACGGAAGAAGATCCGCCTTTTTTGCCCCAAATCTACCATATACTAACCTGCTAATGTTATGGTATAGTAAATGTATGGCAGTTATTTTTGAGAGTAAAAAAATTTAGATGAAAGGTAAGTAAATCCGATGAAGAGATATAATCGGCTGTTTATAAATGGGTTGAATTTATTCCAATAAAAAAGGCAGAATTGCTTCTGCCCTTTTTGCCCCAAATCTACCATAAACTTAACCTACTAATGTTATGGTATTCCAAAAGTATCATAGCTTTTCAATTTCACCAAAGAAATAGGATGAACGGCAAAAAAAACCGATGAAATGCACTATTTAACCTTTTATTAGTATTTTATTAATACGCTCGAGCGTCTTTTCCTTCATAAAAATTCATGAAAGCACGATTTACAACTCTGTTTCCACCTGGAGTTGGGTAATCTCCTGTGAAATACCAGTCGCCTAAATTTTTAGGACATGCTTTGTGTAAATCGTCTACTTTCTGGAAGATGATTTTTACTTCTGCATTGATTTCTGGCGAGCTTAACATTTCTGCAATTTTATCTGAAATCTCTTCGTCTGTAAATTGATCGTATATTGCTGTGACATAGTTAACAACGTCTTTGTCTGCAAAATTTTCTTGTGCCTTACATTTAGCATAAACTTCGTCTACAATATGGTACAAGTTTCTTTCTTTTAGTAAAGCAAGTGCAGCTCTAAAAGCAACTAAGCCTTCTAGTTTGGCCATATCGATTCCGTAACAGTCTGGATAACGAATTTGAGGTGCAGATGAAACAATTACGATACGTTTTGGTTTCAAACGATCCATCATTTTAATGATGCTCATTTTCAATGTAGTACCACGAACAATACTATCGTCAATAATAACTAAATTGTCTTCTGGTTTAATTACACCATAAGTAACATCGTAAACGTGAGCCACTAAATCGTCACGGCTGCTGTCTTCGGTAATAAACGTTCTAAGTTTAGCATCTTTAATTGCTACTTTTTCTGTACGTATTTTCACAGCTAAAAGTTCCTGAAGCGTTTCAGCAGTTAATGTATTTCGGTTTTCTAAAATATAATTGTTTTTTCTCTGATTTAAGAAATCTTGAGCAGCTTCGACTAAACCATAAAATGATGTTTCGGCTGTATTTGGAATATAAGAGAAAACTGTGTTATCTGTATCACTGTCAATCGCTTTAAGAACAGCAGGTAAAATTAATTTACCTAAATCTTTACGTTCTTGGTAGATTTCGGCATCACTTCCTCTTGAGAAATAGATTCTTTCGAATGAACAAGCTTTTTTAACGGTTGGCTCCAAAATCTGATTCATAGAAACATTTCCGTTTTTCTTGATTATCAAAGCGTGACCTGGGTCGATTTCCTGAACACTTTCAAAAGGTACATTAAATACAGTTTGAATAACTGGTCTTTCAGAAGCTACAACGACAACTTCGTCATCTTGATAAAAATAAGCTGGACGAATTCCGGCTGGATCTCTAAAAACAAATGCATCACCATGACCTAATAAACCTGCCATAGCGTAACCTCCGTCTAAATTTTTAGCTGAACGAGCTAATATTTTAGCAATATCCAAACGCTCTGCAATTACTGGAGAAGCCTCTCTTTTTGAATATCCTTCAGCTTTGCAGTCTTGATATAATTGCATTACTTCTTTGTCTAAGAAGTGGCCAATTTTTTCCATTACTGTAACAGTATCAGCCATTTCTTTTGGATGCTGTCCTAATTCAACCAAGTTTTCGAAAAGTTCTTTAACATTAGTCATGTTAAAGTTTCCTGCCAAAATCAAGTTACGGTGCATCCAGTTACTTTGACGTAAAAATGGGTGAACACTTTCGATGCTGTTTTTTCCGAAAGTTCCATAACGAACGTGGCCTAAAAACAATTCTCCTACATAAGGAATATTTGCTTTTAGCTCTTTCATGTCATCTCCAAGTTCTGGATGCGCTTTTAGTTCTTCACTAACGCGCTCATTGATTTGTTTGAAAACATCTTGGATAGGTTGTGAATGATTCGAACGAACTCTGCTGATATAGCGTTGTCCAGGTTCTACATCAAATTTAATGCTTGCAAAACCAGCTCCGTCTTGTCCGCGGTTATGCTGTTTTTCCATCATTAGATACATCTTCTGGATTCCGTAGAACGCAGTTCCGTATTTTTCTTTATAATATTCAAGCGGTTTTAGTAGT from Flavobacterium sp. KACC 22763 includes these protein-coding regions:
- a CDS encoding amidophosphoribosyltransferase; its protein translation is MSDALKHECGIALVRLLKPLEYYKEKYGTAFYGIQKMYLMMEKQHNRGQDGAGFASIKFDVEPGQRYISRVRSNHSQPIQDVFKQINERVSEELKAHPELGDDMKELKANIPYVGELFLGHVRYGTFGKNSIESVHPFLRQSNWMHRNLILAGNFNMTNVKELFENLVELGQHPKEMADTVTVMEKIGHFLDKEVMQLYQDCKAEGYSKREASPVIAERLDIAKILARSAKNLDGGYAMAGLLGHGDAFVFRDPAGIRPAYFYQDDEVVVVASERPVIQTVFNVPFESVQEIDPGHALIIKKNGNVSMNQILEPTVKKACSFERIYFSRGSDAEIYQERKDLGKLILPAVLKAIDSDTDNTVFSYIPNTAETSFYGLVEAAQDFLNQRKNNYILENRNTLTAETLQELLAVKIRTEKVAIKDAKLRTFITEDSSRDDLVAHVYDVTYGVIKPEDNLVIIDDSIVRGTTLKMSIIKMMDRLKPKRIVIVSSAPQIRYPDCYGIDMAKLEGLVAFRAALALLKERNLYHIVDEVYAKCKAQENFADKDVVNYVTAIYDQFTDEEISDKIAEMLSSPEINAEVKIIFQKVDDLHKACPKNLGDWYFTGDYPTPGGNRVVNRAFMNFYEGKDARAY